A single window of Synergistota bacterium DNA harbors:
- the dctP gene encoding TRAP transporter substrate-binding protein DctP: protein MISGLGVLVLVIFVLAGASVSFAAKAIIWKSSGHGPAADPSQIFHDKVCEAITKASGGRLVVKHFVGGSIVPATKELDAVDQGVLQMAYTCPMYNLDKWKAAGLISSRPGGLPGEALRTWFDYGGGAELMNKMMKGYNILTFPGALAPLPPEVFLHSKVPIKTVKDLKGLKIRAAGDGGEILARLGANVVFLPGGELYEAMQRGTIDAFEYSTLATNWTMHFNEIAKYVILSPVRAPSDPQVFFVNKQAWEKLPPELKRLVQDIIGKWTQAQHEYLVYKSIEALQKFKKSGCVVYKLPKEVEDAILKEAQKFYAEKAKQYGGIYAEILESMNNYWKAYSTTQ, encoded by the coding sequence CGGGTCTTGGGGTATTGGTTCTCGTTATTTTCGTTCTCGCGGGCGCTTCTGTATCATTTGCGGCGAAGGCGATTATATGGAAGTCCTCGGGTCACGGTCCTGCTGCAGATCCTTCTCAGATTTTCCACGATAAGGTATGTGAAGCTATAACGAAGGCAAGCGGAGGGCGTTTAGTTGTGAAGCATTTCGTTGGTGGATCCATAGTTCCTGCTACCAAGGAGCTTGATGCTGTGGATCAAGGGGTGCTTCAGATGGCGTATACATGTCCCATGTATAACTTAGATAAGTGGAAGGCTGCGGGGTTAATAAGCTCGAGGCCTGGTGGACTCCCTGGAGAGGCTTTAAGAACATGGTTTGATTACGGCGGCGGTGCTGAGCTCATGAACAAGATGATGAAGGGATACAATATATTGACCTTCCCGGGTGCTCTCGCTCCGCTACCACCGGAAGTATTCCTCCACTCTAAGGTGCCTATCAAGACGGTTAAGGATCTTAAAGGTCTTAAGATCCGCGCTGCTGGTGACGGTGGAGAAATCTTAGCGAGATTAGGTGCGAACGTTGTTTTTCTTCCAGGAGGAGAGCTTTACGAAGCTATGCAAAGAGGAACGATTGACGCGTTTGAGTACTCCACCTTGGCAACGAACTGGACGATGCATTTCAATGAGATAGCAAAGTATGTTATCCTTTCTCCTGTGCGTGCGCCAAGCGATCCTCAGGTTTTCTTCGTGAATAAGCAGGCGTGGGAAAAGCTTCCTCCGGAGCTCAAGCGTCTCGTTCAGGATATCATAGGGAAGTGGACGCAGGCACAGCACGAGTATCTGGTTTACAAATCTATAGAGGCTTTGCAGAAGTTCAAGAAGTCTGGTTGCGTAGTTTATAAACTTCCGAAAGAAGTTGAAGATGCCATCTTGAAGGAAGCTCAGAAGTTTTACGCCGAGAAGGCTAAGCAGTATGGAGGCATATACGCGGAGATACTCGAATCGATGAATAATTACTGGAAGGCATACTCGACCACTCAGTAA
- a CDS encoding TRAP transporter small permease subunit has protein sequence MAVLRKVLRTIDYISECSGRWAKWFAWVLVLVGSYDTIMRHFLNAPPIWAYDTLCMAGGALYTLGWSYDLLHDAHTRVDVFYRKLSPRRKAIVDAVLSLFLFFPLMIGLAITSTSWAIRAWRIHETMISTFWYPPAAPYRTLFAVGIYLLLLQGIAKFIRDVYLAIRGEKVD, from the coding sequence ATGGCGGTCTTAAGGAAGGTTTTAAGAACCATTGATTATATAAGCGAATGCTCCGGTAGATGGGCGAAGTGGTTTGCATGGGTTCTTGTTCTGGTTGGGTCTTACGACACTATAATGAGGCATTTTTTAAACGCGCCTCCTATCTGGGCTTACGATACGTTGTGCATGGCTGGAGGAGCCCTTTACACGCTTGGCTGGTCTTACGATCTTCTTCATGACGCGCATACAAGGGTAGATGTGTTTTACAGAAAGCTTTCTCCGAGAAGGAAGGCGATAGTGGATGCAGTGCTATCTCTATTTCTTTTCTTCCCACTGATGATAGGTCTCGCTATAACCTCTACTTCTTGGGCTATAAGAGCTTGGAGAATACACGAAACGATGATTTCCACCTTTTGGTATCCTCCTGCTGCGCCATATAGGACATTGTTTGCGGTGGGAATTTATCTTCTTCTTCTGCAAGGGATAGCCAAATTTATACGGGATGTTTACCTCGCTATAAGGGGTGAAAAAGTTGATTGA